A portion of the Candidatus Eisenbacteria bacterium genome contains these proteins:
- a CDS encoding translocation/assembly module TamB domain-containing protein, with amino-acid sequence MSDEHDHRPETPPEGAPHGVVETIREELHEVAEHVPKPVRWTVGKLVRISLLALAGLVVLLVVSALAYLANRTELVAKELTLVLNHALAQNSDLELEMRDVKGNPLTGFRVLDPRVRFRGGGGTLLEAREMRFGYGAFSLLRGGRGPVRVVVEQPVVHLDLGRGGDWRFPRFARRAPRASRPAREFDFSLELDDATVLVPRPMRRFAGVDLKLTGSTGPVTRADIASLRWREGPWDSRLEELRAGFVRDADSTRFTLSRLRTPDLSLSLDGAWGNDAPAPRVHAEVARVRWSWLAKVFDNSTFDVPGEGAASVEATGGRRWDGTFRSSVTWDSLAVDGTGRFAWNDGQLTIDSLSGRSLAGNLVGHVRWSKRGWEVGGEARAADPAYWQALRLSGWPEGRLNGRFLYRVRTETKATTESRLTAELIASEWAGWRVDSARVRVDFPAVAHDSFSVTGWRRSGAFDLRAVIDSGGWQGPYSVVNLPLEEWPDGRATGLRGVLARAQGRAINRAGKLWVTGDLSGGATEWSAARFASWELRGVNGRLLPTPDLTADAFARDGFFVGIHLDSAAAPLRLGDQRVDFGELRARAGDTLVVLGGEAAWNADRWRLTAARARASSAQFDWTAEPPLVLSGDRDGTISENVVARDGDARLESRGRWASAGGRYDFALDARNLDLGRLGLPPEWGMGGHADVRLEVDGPADEPRWSFTGRASDPEFGDHRGDSLAVTLEGESGTLRVKDLMFSLDDGLLRAQSDFERVAHPWPDSLTATAVTRWLSGAGAWQGVVRATRFPVDRFSAIAPEAAGWTGRVDATLTIGGSAPEPRLDLRASAASFGWRDYRAQKIELDAHYADGVLTVPDTRVTMLDVVSTVRGRMPLRLALGREVSLPDEPMSWKVEVPRGDLELLPVLVPLVQTANGRFDLDATIAGTPRVPKVTGVGHVRDGIVRPAGREEILESVYADLHFDESRVTLDSLSARQGRAGRVWARGTVEMDGFEMQRYLFELTLRDFASQQEGLYAALFDGDFKVTDGPRVKGVRLPQVVGDVQLKRGVVEFDFANQSEVQARMATTEPLYWTYRVHLEAPRNLRWRPPDGDIEFDADLDLEQTPDSLLIYGEMHLIRGTYYFLSNRFTLTQADITFDNQQGVDPDMTISAYTRLLPSRRDLYSGQWDKRQPVTITMEISGRSSQPVITPSGPEGWDQREIYAELTYGRFTSDEGGIINQVADPLENYVTRQLTNQLSQDLSKYLNNAITQWTVEREQGALFGSSGVGDVYVGVSGDVNARTSWTYRQRVPGLDRGTIPVEIANQFERDVEVEYRVNRFIYVTTELTQRRTTLTQTPGTAGGPADFNVSLKARWEY; translated from the coding sequence CCGCTGACGGGGTTTCGCGTGCTGGACCCGCGGGTCCGCTTCCGGGGCGGCGGCGGGACGCTGCTCGAAGCGCGGGAAATGCGCTTCGGCTACGGGGCGTTCAGCCTGCTGCGCGGCGGACGCGGGCCGGTGCGGGTGGTGGTCGAGCAGCCCGTCGTGCACCTCGACCTCGGCCGGGGCGGCGACTGGCGCTTCCCGCGATTCGCCCGGCGCGCGCCGCGTGCGTCCCGGCCGGCGCGGGAATTCGACTTCTCGCTCGAGCTCGACGACGCCACCGTCCTGGTACCGCGTCCGATGCGGCGCTTCGCCGGCGTGGACCTGAAGCTCACCGGCTCGACCGGACCGGTGACGCGCGCCGACATCGCGAGCCTTCGCTGGCGGGAGGGACCGTGGGACAGCCGACTCGAGGAACTGCGCGCCGGCTTCGTGCGGGACGCCGACAGCACGCGGTTCACGCTCAGCCGGCTGCGCACGCCCGACCTGTCGTTGAGCCTGGACGGCGCCTGGGGCAACGACGCGCCCGCGCCGCGCGTGCACGCCGAGGTGGCGCGCGTGCGCTGGAGCTGGCTCGCGAAAGTCTTCGACAACTCCACCTTCGACGTGCCCGGCGAGGGCGCGGCCTCGGTGGAAGCGACCGGCGGCAGGCGCTGGGACGGCACGTTCCGCTCGAGCGTGACCTGGGACAGCCTGGCCGTGGACGGCACCGGTCGGTTCGCATGGAACGACGGCCAGCTGACGATCGATTCCCTCTCCGGCCGTTCGCTCGCCGGAAACCTCGTCGGCCACGTGCGCTGGTCGAAACGGGGCTGGGAGGTCGGCGGCGAGGCGCGCGCCGCGGACCCGGCGTACTGGCAGGCGCTGCGGCTCTCGGGCTGGCCGGAAGGAAGGCTCAATGGCCGGTTCCTCTACCGCGTGCGGACCGAAACGAAGGCGACGACCGAGTCCCGGCTGACGGCGGAACTGATCGCCTCGGAATGGGCCGGCTGGCGCGTGGACAGCGCCCGGGTGCGCGTGGACTTCCCGGCGGTCGCGCACGATTCGTTCTCGGTCACCGGCTGGCGGCGGAGCGGCGCGTTCGACCTGAGGGCGGTGATCGACTCGGGCGGCTGGCAGGGGCCGTACTCGGTCGTGAACCTGCCGCTCGAGGAGTGGCCGGACGGCCGTGCGACCGGACTGCGGGGAGTGCTCGCGCGCGCGCAGGGTCGGGCGATCAACCGTGCCGGCAAGCTGTGGGTGACGGGCGATCTCTCCGGCGGAGCGACCGAATGGAGCGCGGCGCGATTCGCCTCATGGGAGCTGCGCGGCGTGAACGGCCGGCTGCTGCCGACGCCGGACCTGACGGCGGACGCGTTCGCCCGCGACGGCTTCTTCGTCGGCATTCACCTCGACAGCGCCGCCGCCCCGCTGCGCCTGGGTGACCAGCGGGTGGACTTCGGCGAGTTGCGGGCGCGCGCCGGCGACACGCTGGTGGTGCTCGGCGGCGAGGCGGCGTGGAACGCCGACCGCTGGCGGCTGACCGCGGCGCGTGCCCGCGCGAGCAGCGCCCAGTTCGACTGGACGGCCGAGCCGCCGCTGGTGCTCTCCGGCGACCGCGACGGCACGATCTCGGAGAACGTCGTCGCCCGGGACGGCGACGCGCGCCTCGAGTCGCGCGGGCGCTGGGCGAGCGCCGGCGGCCGTTACGATTTCGCGCTCGACGCCCGGAACCTCGACCTCGGCCGGCTCGGCCTTCCCCCGGAGTGGGGAATGGGCGGCCACGCCGACGTGCGCCTGGAGGTGGACGGCCCGGCGGACGAGCCGCGCTGGTCGTTCACCGGGCGGGCCTCGGATCCGGAGTTCGGCGACCACCGCGGGGATTCGCTGGCCGTCACGCTCGAGGGCGAATCCGGGACGCTGCGCGTGAAGGACCTGATGTTCTCGCTGGACGACGGCCTGCTGCGCGCCCAGTCGGACTTCGAGCGCGTCGCGCATCCGTGGCCGGACTCGCTGACCGCGACCGCCGTGACGCGCTGGCTGTCGGGCGCGGGCGCCTGGCAGGGGGTGGTGCGCGCCACGCGCTTTCCGGTGGACCGGTTCTCGGCCATCGCCCCGGAGGCCGCCGGCTGGACGGGCCGCGTGGACGCGACGCTGACGATCGGGGGCAGCGCGCCCGAGCCGCGGCTGGACCTGCGGGCGAGCGCGGCGTCGTTCGGCTGGCGCGACTACCGGGCGCAGAAGATCGAGCTCGACGCGCACTACGCGGACGGCGTGCTGACCGTGCCGGACACGCGCGTGACGATGCTCGACGTGGTCTCGACGGTGCGGGGCCGGATGCCGCTGCGCCTGGCCCTCGGACGCGAGGTGAGCCTTCCGGACGAGCCGATGTCCTGGAAGGTCGAGGTGCCGCGCGGCGATCTCGAGCTGCTGCCGGTGCTCGTGCCGCTCGTCCAGACGGCGAACGGCCGCTTCGATCTCGACGCGACCATCGCCGGCACGCCGCGTGTGCCGAAGGTCACCGGCGTGGGACACGTGCGCGACGGCATCGTCCGCCCGGCGGGCCGGGAGGAGATCCTCGAGTCCGTCTACGCCGACCTGCATTTCGACGAATCGCGCGTGACGCTCGACTCGCTCTCGGCCCGCCAGGGCCGCGCGGGGCGGGTGTGGGCGCGAGGCACGGTCGAGATGGACGGATTCGAGATGCAGCGCTACCTGTTCGAACTGACGCTGCGCGACTTCGCCTCCCAGCAGGAAGGGCTCTACGCGGCGCTGTTCGACGGAGACTTCAAGGTCACGGACGGTCCGCGCGTGAAGGGCGTGCGGCTTCCGCAGGTGGTCGGCGACGTGCAGCTCAAGCGCGGCGTGGTCGAATTCGACTTCGCGAACCAGAGCGAGGTGCAGGCGCGCATGGCCACGACCGAGCCGCTCTACTGGACCTATCGCGTCCACCTCGAGGCACCGCGCAACCTGCGCTGGCGCCCCCCGGACGGCGACATCGAGTTCGACGCCGACCTCGATCTCGAGCAGACGCCGGACTCGCTGCTCATTTACGGCGAGATGCACCTCATTCGCGGCACCTACTACTTCCTGAGCAACCGATTCACGCTGACGCAGGCCGACATCACGTTCGACAACCAGCAGGGCGTGGATCCGGACATGACCATTTCCGCGTACACGCGACTGCTTCCGAGCCGCCGCGACCTCTACAGCGGGCAGTGGGACAAGCGGCAGCCCGTGACCATCACCATGGAAATCTCCGGCCGTTCGAGCCAGCCGGTGATCACGCCCAGCGGACCGGAGGGCTGGGACCAGCGGGAGATCTACGCCGAACTGACCTACGGCCGGTTCACCAGCGACGAGGGCGGCATCATCAATCAGGTCGCCGACCCGCTCGAGAACTACGTGACCCGGCAGCTCACGAACCAGCTCTCGCAGGACCTTTCGAAGTACCTGAACAACGCGATCACGCAGTGGACGGTGGAGCGCGAGCAGGGAGCCCTGTTCGGATCGAGCGGCGTCGGGGACGTCTACGTGGGCGTCTCGGGCGACGTCAATGCCCGGACGTCGTGGACGTACCGGCAGCGCGTGCCGGGGCTCGATCGCGGGACGATCCCGGTCGAGATCGCCAACCAGTTCGAGCGCGACGTCGAGGTCGAGTACCGCGTCAACCGCTTCATCTACGTGACCACGGAGCTGACCCAGCGGCGCACGACCCTCACGCAGACCCCCGGCACGGCGGGCGGGCCGGCGGACTTCAACGTCAGCCTCAAGGCGCGCTGGGAGTACTGA
- a CDS encoding PD40 domain-containing protein, whose protein sequence is MRVRGWAVATLAAAGILLAACRAEAQYFGQNKVQYELYDWRSITSDHFEVYFYPGSDSLAMRTLDLAEKTNAEFSKRLGHRLSKRIPIILYGSHNDFAQTNVTPELIDGGTGGFTELLRDRVVVPFTGSYEDFRHVLVHELVHAFQFDILYNNTGMSLLSGQGFFQMPLWFAEGMAEYFSLGMEPNAEMWCRDGTIAGYIPPLDYMGGYPVYKFGQSAIQYLHVRFGPERFRDLLKRARQMRNFDRAFERTYGMPTSRFDQQWRQWLRRTYWPEVARRDDPDDFGKRLTDHRRDQSNLNLMPAVSPQGDRIAYFSDRRQYTDLYLMSAFDGKVLRRVLRGERNVQFEAWPLFRGSIAWSPDGTKLATTAKSAGHDHLYVVDAGSGAVTKSFSLPCDALSYPAWSPVSDSLVVTGVLHGRSDLWLVDVGTGAIQRLTDDTWDEREPSWSPDGRRIVFSSDRLAPVVLRPDPVTGGYGRYGLFELNLDGGAVDSLLDTAGDDHNPVWSPDGRKLAFLSDRGGAMNLYLLDTTTHDVTQLTDVLGGLQSISWSRLNDRLVFSAFDRGGWDIFAVQEPVGSEAVLRRLQRDAGAAVLSAEAVSRPAARDTSTAPALGALAVSWPDSVTVPDTSAAPPRLGRRTPLPSVAGEPPGAAPQVGYAPALGELVPPPRDMVPPDTTAAAPERTPLLESGGAFALSDSVLGQRPRGYRWKLAPEAANGQVVAATGYGFAGTTSILFSDFLGDRNLYVATDLFPGSIEETNALAIYSYLPRRWDWGAGAFHFKNYYESRVTTLGEQLTSAQLFSERNFGALFQLSYPFDRFRRLDTQLTQFWVERTFFNEVVPGYFERGPREFRSVTSPSFSLVGDNSLSSYYGPVNGSRYNVTFSPAFRITSNSLEYRTLTADYRRYWDLTAGYTWAVRGLAAGSWGRDPQAFRLGGFSTLRGFRDFDIVGSRALMVSQELRFPFIQQLGVVGPVPLGSFNLKGALFTDAGMVWNEGDPLRFTVVDERGRHLASPLLSFGVGIRSFVWFALVKLDVGWRTDLHDVARPRWHLSLGPEF, encoded by the coding sequence ATGCGAGTTCGGGGTTGGGCGGTCGCGACACTGGCCGCGGCCGGGATCCTGCTGGCGGCGTGCCGGGCGGAGGCCCAGTATTTCGGACAGAACAAGGTCCAGTACGAGCTCTACGACTGGCGCTCGATCACCTCGGACCACTTCGAGGTGTACTTCTACCCGGGCTCCGACAGCCTGGCGATGCGCACGCTCGACCTCGCCGAGAAGACCAACGCCGAATTCTCGAAGCGACTCGGTCACCGGCTGAGCAAGCGCATCCCCATCATCCTCTACGGATCGCACAACGATTTCGCGCAGACCAACGTCACGCCGGAACTGATCGATGGCGGGACGGGCGGGTTCACCGAACTGCTGCGCGACCGCGTCGTCGTTCCCTTCACCGGGTCCTACGAGGACTTCCGCCACGTCCTGGTGCACGAGCTGGTGCACGCGTTCCAGTTCGACATCCTCTACAACAACACCGGCATGTCGCTGCTCTCGGGGCAGGGCTTCTTCCAGATGCCGCTGTGGTTCGCCGAGGGCATGGCCGAGTACTTCTCGCTCGGCATGGAGCCGAACGCCGAGATGTGGTGCCGTGACGGCACGATCGCCGGCTACATTCCGCCGCTCGACTACATGGGCGGATATCCGGTCTACAAGTTCGGCCAGTCGGCGATTCAGTACCTGCACGTGCGCTTCGGCCCCGAGCGGTTCCGGGACCTGCTCAAGCGGGCGCGGCAGATGCGCAATTTCGACCGCGCGTTCGAGCGCACCTACGGCATGCCGACGTCGCGCTTCGACCAGCAGTGGCGGCAGTGGCTGCGCCGCACCTACTGGCCCGAGGTCGCCAGGCGCGACGATCCGGACGACTTCGGCAAGCGGCTCACCGACCACCGGCGCGACCAGAGCAACCTGAACCTGATGCCGGCGGTTTCGCCGCAGGGCGACCGCATCGCCTACTTCAGCGACCGCCGGCAGTACACGGACCTCTACCTGATGTCGGCGTTCGACGGGAAGGTCCTGCGCCGCGTGCTGCGCGGCGAGCGCAACGTCCAGTTCGAGGCCTGGCCGCTGTTCCGCGGCTCGATCGCCTGGTCGCCCGACGGCACGAAGCTCGCGACCACCGCCAAGAGCGCCGGGCACGACCACCTGTACGTCGTGGACGCCGGGAGCGGCGCGGTGACGAAGAGCTTCTCGCTGCCGTGCGACGCGCTGTCGTACCCCGCCTGGTCCCCGGTCTCGGATTCGCTGGTCGTGACCGGCGTCCTGCATGGCCGCTCGGACCTGTGGCTGGTGGACGTCGGGACGGGAGCGATCCAGCGTCTCACCGATGACACCTGGGACGAGCGCGAACCCTCCTGGTCGCCGGACGGCCGGAGGATCGTGTTCTCGAGCGACCGGCTCGCGCCCGTGGTGCTGCGCCCGGACCCGGTCACCGGCGGCTACGGCCGCTATGGCCTGTTCGAGCTCAACCTGGACGGGGGAGCGGTGGACTCCCTCCTCGACACCGCGGGCGACGACCACAATCCGGTCTGGTCGCCGGACGGGCGCAAGCTCGCGTTCCTGTCGGACCGCGGCGGGGCGATGAACCTTTACCTGCTCGACACCACGACGCACGACGTGACCCAGTTGACCGACGTCCTCGGCGGCCTCCAGAGCATCTCCTGGTCGAGGCTGAACGACCGGCTGGTGTTCTCGGCGTTCGACCGCGGCGGCTGGGACATCTTCGCCGTCCAGGAGCCGGTCGGCTCGGAGGCGGTGCTGCGCCGGCTGCAGCGGGACGCGGGCGCCGCGGTGCTGAGCGCCGAGGCGGTCTCGCGGCCGGCCGCGCGCGACACCTCGACCGCGCCGGCACTCGGCGCCCTGGCCGTCTCCTGGCCGGACAGCGTGACCGTTCCCGACACCTCCGCCGCGCCGCCCCGACTCGGCCGGCGGACGCCGCTGCCGAGCGTCGCCGGCGAGCCGCCCGGGGCGGCGCCGCAGGTGGGCTACGCTCCCGCCCTCGGCGAACTCGTGCCGCCGCCCCGCGACATGGTTCCGCCCGACACCACGGCGGCGGCGCCCGAGCGCACTCCGCTGCTCGAAAGCGGCGGCGCGTTCGCGCTCTCCGACAGCGTTCTCGGCCAGCGGCCGCGCGGCTACCGCTGGAAGCTCGCGCCGGAAGCCGCGAACGGCCAGGTGGTGGCGGCGACCGGCTACGGCTTCGCCGGCACGACCTCCATCCTGTTCAGCGACTTCCTCGGGGATCGCAACCTGTACGTGGCGACCGACCTGTTTCCCGGCTCCATCGAGGAGACCAACGCGCTCGCCATCTACAGCTACCTGCCACGACGCTGGGACTGGGGCGCGGGCGCCTTCCATTTCAAGAACTACTACGAATCGCGCGTCACGACGCTCGGCGAGCAGCTGACCAGCGCGCAGCTCTTCAGCGAGCGGAACTTCGGCGCGCTCTTCCAGCTGTCGTACCCCTTCGACCGCTTCCGCCGGCTCGACACGCAGCTGACCCAGTTCTGGGTCGAGCGCACCTTCTTCAACGAGGTCGTTCCCGGCTACTTCGAGCGCGGCCCGCGCGAGTTCCGCAGCGTGACGAGCCCGTCGTTCTCGCTGGTCGGCGACAACTCGCTGTCGAGCTACTACGGTCCGGTCAACGGTTCGCGCTACAACGTCACCTTCTCGCCGGCCTTCCGGATCACGAGCAACAGCCTGGAATACCGCACGCTGACCGCGGACTACCGGCGCTACTGGGACCTGACCGCGGGCTACACCTGGGCCGTGCGCGGCCTGGCGGCGGGCAGCTGGGGTCGCGACCCCCAGGCGTTTCGCCTCGGCGGATTCTCGACGCTGCGGGGCTTTCGCGACTTCGACATCGTCGGCTCGCGGGCGCTGATGGTCTCGCAGGAGCTGCGATTCCCGTTCATCCAGCAGCTCGGCGTGGTCGGACCGGTGCCGCTCGGCAGCTTCAACCTCAAGGGCGCGCTGTTCACCGACGCGGGCATGGTCTGGAACGAAGGCGACCCGCTGCGCTTCACGGTCGTGGACGAGCGTGGCCGGCACCTCGCGAGCCCGCTGCTTTCGTTCGGCGTCGGCATCCGCAGCTTCGTGTGGTTCGCGCTCGTCAAGCTGGACGTGGGCTGGCGGACGGACCTGCACGACGTCGCCAGGCCCCGCTGGCACCTGAGCCTCGGCCCCGAGTTCTGA
- a CDS encoding glutamine synthetase III: MPDGHRSPVSTYFGRHVLDLIKLREKLPREVFQSLVSTLRNGTPLTREVAETVASAAREWAVSHGATHFTHWFQPMTGLTAEKHDAFIDLNVQMSGETRVLEKLSGSQLWQSEPDASSFPSGGMRSTFEARGYTAWDPSVPMFLVESANGRTLCIPSAYISYHGDSLDQKTPLLRSNEAMSRHAVAFLKLLGDVDVKQVSATLGVEQEYFLVDRAHYALRPDLTQTEKTLLGAGSPRHQQFEDHYFGSIPARVLAFMEELEFELYRLGIPIKTRHNEVAPMQFEMAPIFEDANIGNDHNVLAMDVARKVALRHDFVCLFHEKPYAGINGSGKHCNWSMSTDRGENLLDPGKTPHQNLRFLAFVAVCLKAVHDRSVALRFSVSGANNDLRLGANEAPPAILSVFVGEQLTSILERTIAGEAAKDPEHFVLEMGVAKLPALARDNTDRNRTSPFAFTGNKFEFRAVGSSANCAVPMATLNAAVAAALAEMGERLKRKLDVKGTSRDQAVAELLREVFAETASVRFEGNGYSPEWKAEAARRGLPDLADTPAALAAVREPKAHRFLIEMGVFSEAEVESRFNVAMERYLKQVTLEAETLAEMVTTLVVPAAERQLAVTLAAWNAVSSAGARKESAHARRVAALGETLEAALAGVESLQRRLSDIHASHDEMKACQRLGAEVRPLMQELRAAADRLEALVDDDLWPMPKYREMLFVK; encoded by the coding sequence CTGCCGGACGGACACCGCTCGCCGGTCAGCACCTACTTCGGGCGGCACGTCCTCGACCTCATCAAGCTGCGCGAGAAGCTGCCCCGCGAAGTCTTCCAGTCGCTCGTCTCCACGCTTCGTAACGGCACGCCGCTGACGCGCGAAGTGGCCGAGACGGTCGCCTCCGCGGCCCGCGAATGGGCCGTCTCCCACGGCGCGACGCACTTCACGCACTGGTTCCAGCCGATGACCGGCCTGACGGCCGAGAAGCACGACGCGTTCATCGATCTGAACGTGCAGATGTCCGGCGAGACCCGCGTGCTCGAAAAGCTGTCCGGCTCGCAGCTCTGGCAAAGCGAACCGGACGCGAGTTCGTTCCCCTCGGGCGGCATGCGTTCGACCTTCGAGGCGCGCGGCTACACCGCCTGGGACCCGAGCGTTCCGATGTTCCTCGTCGAGAGCGCGAACGGCCGCACCCTGTGCATTCCTTCCGCCTACATCAGCTACCACGGCGACTCGCTCGACCAGAAGACGCCGCTGCTGCGCTCCAACGAGGCGATGAGCCGGCACGCGGTCGCCTTCCTCAAGCTGCTCGGAGACGTGGACGTCAAGCAGGTCTCGGCGACGCTCGGCGTCGAGCAGGAATACTTCCTCGTGGATCGCGCGCACTACGCGCTGCGTCCCGACCTGACCCAGACCGAGAAGACGCTGCTCGGGGCCGGCTCGCCGCGGCATCAGCAGTTCGAGGATCACTATTTCGGCTCGATCCCGGCCCGGGTCCTGGCGTTCATGGAGGAGCTGGAGTTCGAGCTCTACCGGCTCGGCATCCCCATCAAGACCCGCCACAACGAGGTCGCGCCGATGCAGTTCGAGATGGCGCCGATCTTCGAGGACGCGAACATCGGCAACGACCACAACGTGCTGGCGATGGACGTGGCGCGCAAGGTCGCGCTTCGGCACGACTTCGTCTGCCTGTTCCACGAGAAGCCCTACGCCGGCATCAACGGCAGCGGCAAGCACTGCAACTGGAGCATGTCCACCGACCGCGGCGAGAACCTGCTCGACCCGGGCAAGACCCCGCACCAGAACCTCCGCTTCCTCGCGTTCGTGGCCGTCTGCCTCAAGGCGGTGCACGACCGCTCGGTCGCCCTGCGCTTCTCGGTCTCCGGGGCGAACAACGACCTGCGCCTCGGAGCCAACGAAGCGCCGCCGGCGATCCTGTCGGTGTTCGTGGGCGAACAGTTGACGAGCATCCTCGAGCGGACGATCGCCGGCGAGGCGGCGAAGGATCCCGAGCACTTCGTGCTCGAGATGGGCGTCGCCAAGCTGCCGGCGCTCGCCCGCGACAACACCGACCGCAACCGGACCTCGCCGTTCGCCTTCACGGGAAACAAGTTCGAGTTCCGCGCGGTGGGCTCCTCGGCGAACTGCGCCGTGCCCATGGCGACCCTGAACGCGGCGGTCGCCGCGGCGCTGGCCGAGATGGGAGAGCGCCTCAAGCGGAAGCTCGACGTCAAGGGCACGAGCCGCGACCAGGCGGTCGCCGAGCTGCTGCGCGAAGTGTTCGCCGAAACCGCCAGCGTGCGTTTCGAGGGCAACGGCTACAGTCCGGAGTGGAAGGCCGAGGCCGCGCGGCGCGGACTGCCGGACCTCGCCGACACGCCCGCGGCGCTGGCGGCCGTTCGCGAGCCGAAGGCGCACCGGTTCCTGATCGAGATGGGCGTGTTTTCGGAAGCCGAGGTCGAGTCGCGCTTCAACGTCGCGATGGAACGCTACCTGAAGCAGGTGACGCTCGAGGCCGAGACGCTGGCGGAGATGGTGACGACCCTGGTCGTGCCGGCGGCCGAACGGCAGCTGGCCGTGACGCTCGCGGCGTGGAACGCCGTCTCGTCCGCGGGGGCGCGGAAGGAATCGGCGCACGCGCGGCGGGTCGCCGCGCTCGGCGAGACGCTCGAAGCGGCGCTGGCCGGGGTGGAGTCGCTGCAGCGCAGGCTCTCCGACATCCACGCGTCGCACGACGAGATGAAGGCCTGCCAGAGGCTCGGCGCCGAGGTGCGTCCGCTCATGCAGGAACTGCGGGCGGCCGCCGACCGGCTCGAGGCGCTGGTGGACGACGATCTGTGGCCGATGCCGAAGTATCGCGAGATGCTGTTCGTCAAGTAG